ATGTAAGTGGTTTGGTGTCATAGAAAGCGAACTTGATATGAATACAATATATAAGAAGCGGAAGTTGGGGTGTTTATTATCCCGTCAGTCCTTTATTCACTCGCTCATTGTGCCGGTTCACAGTCACTCATTCAATTCTTTAAAATGGCCTGGTTAAAGTCATTCATTCTTTTGCTTGCTGCTTCAAGCATTACTAGCGTTCAGGCTGGACCTTGTAAGCCTCGTCGCTCGCCAACTTATACTGTACCACCTTACAGTGTACCTACATATCCTGTTCCCCAGTCTTCCACCACGAAGACTGGAACTCTCGTTTCTTCAACTACCACTGGTAGTTCTACTAGTTCCCATGGTCCAACTTTGGACTCGAGCACTACGTCTTCCACTCATTCCAAGACTTCTACTACTGAGTCTACTATCTCTATCAGTACTGGAAAGTATTCAACTACCTCTCATGGATCCTCCATGAGCACCACAACTACGCCATGTAGCACTTCTTCCATGTCGTCTATATACTCTGTCACTACCACAACCAACAGTCACATCACAACATCCAAAATCAGCACAGAAACATCCAAGGACACGTTAACCACCACGAAGGAAACCTCTACCACAACAGAGGGCAAAACTTCCACTCTTTCAACAACTACTAGTGCTTCTAGCACAACCTATCAGACTTATACTACAGCATCTACTCCATGCTCCAGCAGCACTGGAACTTCTACACTCTCTACAACTTCTGAGGCTTCGTCCACATCACGTACAGAAACCAAACCATCTGAGACTACGAGCGTGACCACCGCTTCATCCACTACAGAATCTGAATCTACAAAGGAATCGACTTCCTCGAACTCTCACAGCAGCTCAGCTTCAATGAGTACCACTGTCACACACGACAccacagcttcttcaagcactACCTCAGAATCTTCTACTCTCAGCTCTACAGAAACTGAAAGTAGGACAACAGAAACAAGTAGTCAAACTTCCCAGACAGAGTCACCGGCAACAACATCGCCTTGCACTAGCTCCGAGACATCTAAAGCATCCTCAGCTACAAGTGAGGTTTCTTCCACTACAGAGAGCTCATCTATATACGAAACATCTAAGACAACAGAATCTTCAGGAACTACTTCGCCTTGCTCAACTTCTGATATGTCAACGTCATCTGGAAGCTCTACAGCTTCTACTAGCGGGACTACAACTTCCGAATCTTCAGTTACCTCAGAGACATCAACTTCTTCGGTGCCTTGCACGTCCTCTACGATATCATCTCAGTCTTCCGCCAGTTCAACAAGCGAAACAAGTAGTTCTGCTGCTTCAACTTCTACACCCTGCACAACCTCAACAGTGTCTTCCGAGACCTCTTCCAGTTGGACATCAAGTGAAACTAGCACTTCGGACACTTCGACCTCTCCGTCTTCAGGGTCAACTACATCTGAagcttcctcctccaccactCCATGCGAGACCTCTTCTTCCACTGTCTCCAGCACAGCATCTCATTCCGAGTCTTCTAGCAGTACACTACCTTGCGAAACTACCATAACGTCTGGTTCATCTACCACATCTCATGAGTCATCAACATCGTTACCCTGCTCGACTTCTACAGTTAGCTCTGAGTCTtcgtcaagctcatcaacatcttcatcttccactACTCCGTGCACCACCTCAACCAGCACATCGCCAACAACATTCTCAAGCACAACATCCACCAAGTGCTCGACAACCACATCTCCTCCCCCACGCCCAACTTGCTTCCGCTACACTATTCGCAAGGATCCACCTCAGGCTGCTGACTGCGGCCACACCGGTCATCGCAATggcaacaaggccaaggtccTTGGGTACGGTGACTCAGACAGTGTGGAGGCGTGTGGAGAGAGCTGTGCCAAGCTTGATGGCTGCAAATCTGTCGTTTACGGTTACAGAGAGCATGACTTGAACCAGCCTTTCTGTGAATTTGTCGATGCGGTTCAGGGGcgcgatgacgaggatgataCCCCTTGGCAGTGGTATGACTTGTCTTGTTTCAATCCGGACTGTCTCCCTCCAAATGAGTGTGGTTATTAGATGTAGGAGTCGTGGATGAAGTTCCGGAGGGTACAGTCTTTGTCATTTAGGCGAGGCGTTTTGTATTTTGTATATACCACCTGAGTTACTAGCACACTCTTTTCTATAAAGACTTCTCTGCGCAAGCGAATTTTATGTATCATCCTCGTACAGTTTCAAGTCAGTTTTCCCGTCCATAAGTTCATGCATAAGCTTGTCCGAGTTATCTCAGTGGAAGCCCCCTAGCCGAGGTCCAAAATACTCTCCAGCAGTAACTGTCTTAAGAAGACACGACTGAGTTCCATCGCATCCCTCGAACGGGACTCTATTTCCCCACCAGTCTAGATTGATATCGTTGTATTGTAAAGCAAAGAATATGACCAGCGCCGATAGAGCAACGCCAACCGAGAAAGCTGCCGAAAGGATGTAGTTGTACTGTTCATTGTTAGTGTATAACTGCATAAGCTGCTCAATAAACCTGCCTTTGCCCAGAAAGCGAGATGACGCTTCTTGATATACATCCAAGAGAACCAGCCAATCGGCACAGCTGGCCAGATGTAGCTGATATTATACGGCGCCCAAACCATACCACCTCCGAGGAAAACAACAGGGTGAGTGCTTCGAATAATTTTGCTATTTGGGTACTGCCTCCCAAGCCACCAAAAGAGCAACACTAAAGCGACACCGAAGGGAAAGCCTACCAGGGTCTCGACGTACTGACCTCTAGGTCCAAAGAGCTTCTTAGGCCCGATAGTCCCCCAAAGCACAGCAGCTGTGAAGAAATTGTTCAGACCAGGACACGTGAAGCGATAAGGCGCATTCGGCGTACACACTCCCTCCAAGTGAATCTGATACTGAAGTACACCAACAGAGACGATCGTGGAAACAAGCGTTGGTACCATCTGCGCCCAGAACGTGAAGCGGGGAGGTATCTTCATGTAGTGTGCCAACTTCAAGTCTGCGCTGAAGTATATGGCTTGGGCGCAAGTTGTATATCCAAATGTCTTGAAGAAGCACAATGCAATGGCGTTTCCTTCGGCAAAGGAACCACCAAGAAACTCAGCTATCACGTTGAGCGGGACAGCAATGCCTGTGGTAGCTGATATGAT
This genomic stretch from Fusarium oxysporum f. sp. lycopersici 4287 chromosome 2, whole genome shotgun sequence harbors:
- a CDS encoding hypothetical protein (At least one base has a quality score < 10), with translation MAWLKSFILLLAASSITSVQAGPCKPRRSPTYTVPPYSVPTYPVPQSSTTKTGTLVSSTTTGSSTSSHGPTLDSSTTSSTHSKTSTTESTISISTGKYSTTSHGSSMSTTTTPCSTSSMSSIYSVTTTTNSHITTSKISTETSKDTLTTTKETSTTTEGKTSTLSTTTSASSTTYQTYTTASTPCSSSTGTSTLSTTSEASSTSRTETKPSETTSVTTASSTTESESTKESTSSNSHSSSASMSTTVTHDTTASSSTTSESSTLSSTETESRTTETSSQTSQTESPATTSPCTSSETSKASSATSEVSSTTESSSIYETSKTTESSGTTSPCSTSDMSTSSGSSTASTSGTTTSESSVTSETSTSSVPCTSSTISSQSSASSTSETSSSAASTSTPCTTSTVSSETSSSWTSSETSTSDTSTSPSSGSTTSEASSSTTPCETSSSTVSSTASHSESSSSTLPCETTITSGSSTTSHESSTSLPCSTSTVSSESSSSSSTSSSSTTPCTTSTSTSPTTFSSTTSTKCSTTTSPPPRPTCFRYTIRKDPPQAADCGHTGHRNGNKAKVLGYGDSDSVEACGESCAKLDGCKSVVYGYREHDLNQPFCEFVDAVQGRDDEDDTPWQWYDLSCFNPDCLPPNECGY